A single window of Ananas comosus cultivar F153 linkage group 24, ASM154086v1, whole genome shotgun sequence DNA harbors:
- the LOC109728799 gene encoding ribosomal RNA processing protein 36 homolog isoform X1, giving the protein MGRKNKLTITNESDEEEKKQPSSEEEDSALMSEEELELENQLADIPFEDLQRARADGSLTALPGKQKLKQKTSRANKKRPMEVSSKVPTKRFREVIQVPKKVVRDPRFESLCGTLDNEGFRKRYDFLFEVELPAEKQKLQKLIKKSKDPNVVEELKNHISWIDKQLKSVPRKNVESEILSEHIKKEREAAKHGKRPYYLKKSEIRERKLIKKYNELKEGGKLDAYIEKRRKKNASKDHRYVPYKRPSNGGQQ; this is encoded by the exons ATGGGAAGGAAAAACAAGCTGACCATCACCAATGAAAGTgatgaagaagagaaaaaacaacCCTCTTCGGAAGAAGAG GATTCAGCATTGATGTCAGAGGAAGAGTTGGAGTTAGAGAATCAACTGGCTGACATCCCCTTTGAGGATCTTCAGAGAGCTCGTGCTGATGGCTCCCTCACTGCCCTCCCCGGTAAGCAGAAACTGAAGCAGAAGACTAGTCGAGCAAACAAGAAGAG GCCAATGGAGGTGAGCAGCAAGGTGCCTACAAAGAGGTTTAGAGAAGTCATCCAAGTGCCCAAAAAG GTTGTACGCGATCCAAGATTCGAATCTTTATGTGGAACTCTTGATAACGAAGG ATTCAGAAAAAGATACGATTTCTTGTTTGAGGTTGAACTTCCTGCTGAGAAACAG AAACTGCAAAAGCTAATTAAGAAGTCAAAAGACCCTAATGTTGTCGAGGAATTAAAGAATCATATCTCTTGGATT GATAAGCAGCTGAAGTCGGTTCCTCGGAAGAATGTTGAATCTGAAATTTTGTCGGAGCACATAAAGAAGGAAAGAGAGGCAGCAAAGCATGGGAAACGGCCATATTACCTGAAGAAat CTGAAATTCGAGAAAGGAAGTTAATAAAGAAGTATAATGAGCTCAAG GAAGGAGGAAAGCTCGACGCTTATAttgagaagaggagaaagaagaatgCTTCCAAAGATCACCGCTACGTGCCTTACAAGAGACCCAGTAACGGCGGACAACAGTga
- the LOC109728799 gene encoding ribosomal RNA processing protein 36 homolog isoform X2: protein MGRKNKLTITNESDEEEKKQPSSEEEDSALMSEEELELENQLADIPFEDLQRARADGSLTALPGKQKLKQKTSRANKKRPMEVSSKVPTKRFREVIQVPKKVVRDPRFESLCGTLDNEGFRKRYDFLFEVELPAEKQDKQLKSVPRKNVESEILSEHIKKEREAAKHGKRPYYLKKSEIRERKLIKKYNELKEGGKLDAYIEKRRKKNASKDHRYVPYKRPSNGGQQ, encoded by the exons ATGGGAAGGAAAAACAAGCTGACCATCACCAATGAAAGTgatgaagaagagaaaaaacaacCCTCTTCGGAAGAAGAG GATTCAGCATTGATGTCAGAGGAAGAGTTGGAGTTAGAGAATCAACTGGCTGACATCCCCTTTGAGGATCTTCAGAGAGCTCGTGCTGATGGCTCCCTCACTGCCCTCCCCGGTAAGCAGAAACTGAAGCAGAAGACTAGTCGAGCAAACAAGAAGAG GCCAATGGAGGTGAGCAGCAAGGTGCCTACAAAGAGGTTTAGAGAAGTCATCCAAGTGCCCAAAAAG GTTGTACGCGATCCAAGATTCGAATCTTTATGTGGAACTCTTGATAACGAAGG ATTCAGAAAAAGATACGATTTCTTGTTTGAGGTTGAACTTCCTGCTGAGAAACAG GATAAGCAGCTGAAGTCGGTTCCTCGGAAGAATGTTGAATCTGAAATTTTGTCGGAGCACATAAAGAAGGAAAGAGAGGCAGCAAAGCATGGGAAACGGCCATATTACCTGAAGAAat CTGAAATTCGAGAAAGGAAGTTAATAAAGAAGTATAATGAGCTCAAG GAAGGAGGAAAGCTCGACGCTTATAttgagaagaggagaaagaagaatgCTTCCAAAGATCACCGCTACGTGCCTTACAAGAGACCCAGTAACGGCGGACAACAGTga